tttaTCGTGGAGCACAGTTATTTTCGCATTTGGTATAGCTTTTGATATTTGAAGTGCTGAAGTACATCCAATGACTCCTTCGCCGATAATTGCAATCTTCGGAATTATGTTTGCCATTTTATTCTGAATTAATTAAGAAATGAAGAAGTCTTTGTTTAGAAATTGCGAAAATATAATAGGAAAATGCGTAGATTTTTGATCATGATGAGAAATAAAGTTCACGTTTGTTAAAATGAACTCACTTTTATACACTTATCTGCTCATCAAAGAACGCACATTCCGACCTCGTGGCTGCTCTCGATAATAGCTGAGAGAGTGGTGAAATGCGAGACGCAGCCAGTTAGAAgggttgaaaaatgaagagacTATGGCTGAACGGGAGTGAATAAggctccaaaaaacaaaattcacagttcattttttggataagATTCTTGAAACGAtgggagaaaaattttgatgatgataaagttgaaaaaaaccgGGATCTTAAAGGACAGAATTgcattcagaattttcattcagggtcttcgtttttctttcaacttgtcaatatttttttattcaaaatgtatatattttctatgcaaaaaaaaaacaactactGGGATTCTTAAATGCCTAACAACCTAATTGTAAGGTTAATTTCAGgtaatttaatgaaaacatgaaaaaatgtaCTCTGCCTTAAACAAATATCAGTGATCAACGAATTAGTCAAAACAAGTCccaaattataatttgaatTAGCACGTACTCAAAACACTCCGGTCAGATTGAAACGTTCAATGAACGAAAGTACCCATACTATATATCTTCTCAAACCCTCCTCCCGCCATCGAAACCAAAGAAGCAAGGACCCCAAATGGGCGGGATTTGGTGACACAAAGAACGATAAGACGGTATTCTATATAACATAGTCATGCGCTAGCGGTTTTGAACGGTATTCCACacttcttcgattttttttctatttttttaaatgttttatttttttttttttatttatatgattttcagaatcattCTCAAATGAAAGTCCCTCACGTCATAGCTGAGCTGGTTTCGGAGTTTTCTGGATTTCAGCACACTCCAGATTTTAAAGCGTCAAGGTCAACTGGAAACTTTGAGGAAGGATCTGAAGAAGGTACATCTGGAAGCCATAAACCAGAAGAACATCACCATAAGGAACATCATGGACATTCGTTGTACTTTGGAAAACATTCTGGTAAAAAGCATTTGCCACCGGTTGTTGAAAACGACGGCGACACACATTCCAATCACAGTGATGTGTCCGGGTCGGGATCCTCATTAAAAGAAAAGAAGCATCACGGATTGACTGCTCATTTCAAAGATCTATTTCATATTGGGcaccaccatcatcatcaCGGAGAGCATCCACACTCGAAGCAAAATTCTGGAGCTTCTACGCCGGCAAGGAAAAACTCGACTGGAAGTGAATGTCCGTGCTCGAAGCAAGAACAATGTCACAAGCATTCGATTAATATCACTGTTGGAGCGGTAAGttatctttttctttttaaactttttttcaacttttagcCACTAATTGAAACATATGCGCCGAGAGTCAAATGCAAAAAGGTTGTGtagcctagaaaaaaaatgttgtgtaGCCTTAATTTCTCGAAAGTTAAACgctttaaaaatctgaaacttttctgACACGTTAAAACTTTCACCTTATgtgttttttctattttatgtTAAGCTTCAAACCCAACCATCTCggatcaaaaattttcaatttttcaggacgAAGTTCCAACGGTTCTTGCGACTCCACCAAACGAACAAAATATCCTTCATGctcattttatcaaaaaccaaTCGCCATGCATATCACGAGTAGTCAGCTCAAGCTCACTGAAAGAAAAACTTCATAAAATCAAAAGAACTACCAGTTCCGACAGCGACACTGATTTCCCTGAGAAAAAGTGTTCTGTAGCTTCATATCGAGTTGTTACTCATTGACCAGTTTTAGCTTTTATGTGAATCAACTCAatgtaaataaatttatttgaaattaaaagttgTTACACGTGACCAGTCCAAACAGTTTTATGCGCAGCGAAAAGATAGGAAATCGGTCAACAAGGCCAAACCGCATTCGCGCATTCTTTTTCTTTAGAATTTATCATTTGACTATCGATTACACTTTGATAGGTTTTTAAATGTGACCAGGGCCACATGTGATGATGAAGGTGAAAAGCGAGAAATGGATATAGTCATGCTGCAAGgttcaaatattgttttctaGGTAGGAAAGGGGAGAGAATATTTGGAAGTTGGAAATAAGGAACTGCAATAAAGGCCTTCAGCTAATTTTCATGGCAATCTATTTTGTAGACTTGGTATCTtattgaaaatactttttaaaaaattatctaactattttcttgtaattttaaagaataatctcaaattttgtaattgcAAATTAGCTCTGAGAATAGTCCGAAAGTCGATGTTAAacaattatattattttatttttataattttattcaaattttgagcaattttctttttgttttctttgctCACCGATcactgggaaaaaattccatttcaatttatctgTTCAATTTCCGATTTCCTCCTTTTTGGCAATCCTCGCCGGGCTGCATTTCCGTAATTGTACTCTTCTccgttcttcttcttcttgttcttctcTTCAACAGAACcactgaaaccaaaaaaaatgaatgtggAGCACACATGCACTCCTCAATTGAGAGAGACGTTGGCTTGGCTCCTCCGCATATAGCACATAAGTCTCGACAAAACGAAGAAGACGGAAGACGAAGAAAGTAGACACAGAAAGAGAGCGGACATTCATTCAAATCAATGGCGCCGTTTCTCTTGAACAAGTGATGAGAGAAGAGGGGGAAGAAGTGAAAAAGGCACTCACTTACATGCACACTCTCACGCACATGCACACCGTCAGCAGGGCTCCGCACTTGGAGGACGACAAGGATTTGCTTCATTCTTTTACTTTTTAGCTAGTGTTTTCTTGAATTAGTTTTAGTTTCATTGGAAAACTTGTTTGGAATTGAAACTTCAGatttattacagaaaaaaaaatctcgaattgaaaataaattgagaatttttcctGTGTGTTTTGTCAAGATGTTTCAAATCTACGCCTGATGGCTTAATtccaattgagaaaaatattaatttcctattttaagtttgtaataaaaaaatgtaacttgTTCAAAAGAATTACATCTTATTCAAAACAGGTGCAATGTGTTTTAATTACAGTCACTTccgcaaaaattgttttgctttACTAACGTGTCTTCCTCTTTCCGACTTTTCTTTCCACAAACTACGTTTTCAGTTTcctcaataaataaaattatactCACGAAAAAAATATGGGTCGCAAAAAGGAGAAGCACAACGCGAAAATTGGGGAAGCTAACGTtaagaaaacaacaattatGCGGTTTTTAATTGATCAGTTGGATGGTTTCACTGACAAGCTGTTCGTGTGCCAGGCAGAAAAGTACAACTGGTTAGTTGGAAAATTTAGgtcaaatagtttttcaaacttgattttcaaagttttttgaagtttgaacaaattgaaatattataaaactttaatattataaaacccgaatttttttataaagattaagaaataattttgaagactcctgaaaattaaaaaaaatgttttaacctTCAATCTTTCAGGACAACCCATTTCTACCGCGGACAGTTCTTCGATGAAGATTACCTAATCGTAGACATTTACTGCCACTCCTCGATTCCAAGTTGGAGTTGTGATGCAAGAACCGAAGTGAAATTCTGGAATACAACTATTCAGGATATTGAGCATCATTATGAAATGAAGAGAAATTGTATGTCATGTCCCCCATTCATTAAATGGAAGGATTTAATATCACGTGAGAATAATTACGTGAGGAATGGAAGAATCGTCTGCGAAGTTTTGATATCGGAAGTACCGAAGAAAGCTAATAAGAATCAAGCTGTCATTGTAAAGGAATATCCGggaattcgaaatttggaGATTCTAGTGGAAAAGTCAAAGTTTCACGTTAATATGGAAGTAAGTTTTAGTTAAGCCAATTATTTTAATTGCCTCAATCTTTCAGCTGCTAGCATTCACTtccaagtttttcgaaaaagaactGGCCAGAGGAAGATTGAACACGGCCGATCCTTATATTCTAGAAGACATTACGCCGATTGATTTCAAGCTCTACATGGACTTGACTTATCAtccaaaacaatatttttcaggtaacggttctgtttgaagtttttgcgTAAAATTAACGGTGGAGCGCCTGCATGTACACAGATACAGGTAAGCATAGGAAAGTAGACTCTCACTCACTCCTTGTCGCCAGCTACTCGTATGCCATCGCCCGCTTCGATGTCCCAATCAcgttccaaaaaatgtaaaagtttttgtttacaGCATATCACGCTAAAGACATTCTTCAAATTGCTAAAAGGTTCAACAATTTGGAAGTAGTGACCACTTGTCAGAATGTTATTTTGGAGGATTTGAATGAGAATAAGTTGAGCACCAAGAACAAGACAAAACTGGCAGAGTCTTACGATTTGGATACTGTTAGGGTGAGGATaggaattcaaattcatttttaagcAGTATTGTTCAGGAACTATTCAATCCGAATACTATGACACAACCATCTGCACGGCCTCGCTTCATGGCTCCGGACAAATTTAGAGAGAAACAACCAACTGATGCAGAGATGGAAGGGATCAGTGAACTATTCGCGGAGCCTTGGGACAATCAGTGCCATTGTAAATCAAAAGGTGGAAAAGAGAACTTTGATGAGAAGCTGAAGATTAAAGTGGAAAAtcaaacagaaaaagaggaagaCGATGAGGACTATGACATATCAATGCCATCAACGTCTGGGTGCTGATTAGTGAACAGCTCGtgataattgatttttgatctgTGAAATACACAAATTATTGTttgaatgtttgattttttttttgattttgctggtttcatttatttctcaaGAATATTCGTGGAAAAATTCGACTATCAATGCGTCACCATCCTCCAATGTCCatatttttatgcaaattgGGCAATAATATCCTTCGCGAATGGTATAAAAGCCTAAGGGCCCCCGCATATTTGTCACTACACAGAGCATGAATATTGGAATTCTTATTTCCTTGTTATTCCTGGGATTCTCTAGTTCTCGAATCATCGGCGAGAAAGAGAACCAAGTTCTTCAAAGTTATTGTGGaagaagtgagtttttataGGTGGAATCGTTTAGTTAAAAtatcttctccttttttctatccttttttctctcctttttttctcatGCAAAACTAAGTTTACATGTAATTAAATAGAAAAGAAACTTCGGCAATATGCCCTTAACAGGACATATTTCCAAAGTTTCTTTTCTAATTATAGCCCCTTTCCTCCAACGAAGAATCATCAATGGCAAACCGCTGGAAGCGTTTGAGAATCCATGGGCAGTTGCGGCCCAATTTCAGTATTACGTTCAAAAAGATGGGAAACCAAAACGGTTGGTGATGGTTTTTCCTGGTACCGTCATTTCTCCATACCATATTCTCACTTATAACTTGGTACGTTCGTACGATggagtttttggttttcaacaCAAGGAGAATATGACTTCAAATGGAACTTGCCTTGGGGAACATTATTTTCTGCCAGAAGAATACACGGACAGATTCGATATCATCATGGATCGCTCAAAGTTTGATATGACCCGCAAGTTCCAAGATTTAGTTCGCCGAGTTATTGTTATCAATGGGTGCCCAGACGTGAATTCTGCAAAAGTATTGATCTTAGAACTTAAGAAGCCACTGGAGTTGAACCCTTCAATTTGGCCAGTATGCATTTCGAACGATCCACAATTATTTGACAGATCAAGTGATTTCTCTGTGTCTGGTATAGACGCTAAGGGTGTTTTGAATTCGGGATTGTTCAAGCCAGTTAATTGCTCAGTTGAAGGACCTTTTTCATGTGCCGAAGCGGTAGATAATAAACAACGAATGTGCGCAGTGAGATTCCAAATAGagttaaatttaataaaacatttgattaATTTCAGTATGACTCCGGAGGTAGTGCAATAAGCAACGTTTCCGGACAAAATACCGTTCTTGGAGTGTATGTAACAGGGAACATGAACTGCAATGCGAATCCACAGAACCTCACAGACTTCAAATTCATAAACATTGCTAACCATCGAGAGTCGATTTGCAAGCTAACAGGAATATGTGTGCCAGATCCAGAGAGAATCGATCCCACATCATCCGCACTTCCACCAACTCCATACGAACCAGTTGGTTATGACGGAGAAGTTTTAACCGCTGAACACTTCGACCCTATGAGACTTAATGGTTCGGACCCCGCGGAATCCATCAGAGCGGAGAGAATTGACCCGATGAAACTGAACGGTTCAGCGCATCATGGAGAAGGTGTTAAGAAGACAGTCAACATTTATATTAATTGGAATAagaaaacctaaattttcattgaaatcgaCTCTGAATGAAGTTTTACTTTTTGTGAagataaattctaaaaactgaCAGAAACATGCATCTAATACGTTTTGTTTCTGTTATCATCAGACTTAAACTGTTCTCCTGGTATGCAATGTCAATAAGAGTTTTGAAGCTTCATAGGGGCGCTAGcagcaaaaaaatgtaatgtttAGACAAACTCcagtcatttttttcaaaattcttccaACTAAAGTCTTCAGCCGCGAAATTCTCAGAGACACgctcttgttttttttgttgtttttttttattattaatatCTCTCTTCATAATTCCATTCCAAGACtgattctccaattttttttgggtattttgaTCGAATGACAAGAAATAACCAGATATTACCTGCACGAATAAAACTTGAACCTGAAACACCAAcagtctcaaaaattttgtgtattCGAAATTTCTTGTTAGATAATACATATTTTCACACTCTGCTATTAACgcttgaaacagtaataaaaTATAGATTGTAAATAAAACAACTGATCTGCATCACCTCCCCCGCTTTAGAGTGCAGGTGCTCTCTATTTGTTGCCATGTCATCAATGTATTTTCTCTATGTCTCTACgtctcttcatttttctctgaCCGCTTCGTTTCAAAATTGGAGATGCGTGGAAGTTTGTTGAAATCAAGCAGATTTCAAACACTTGTGttgttctttttattttataaaatttcatcaTTTGCTTTTTAGGAAGTCTAGACGTAGATTGAGAATAATTTAAACTTGTTacaaacctttaaaaataaagcGCCAGCGTGTTTGTTCagtacaaattcaaaatttatttttaaaacaacgaaatatctcaattgaaaattcaaagaccTTTTAGATTATTGAGaaccagccgttcgcacgcgcacagcgcgtgctccgactggcgtacgctaaattattttaaaaaattgtcaagtaCTAAGACTTTTgtaaagttggattttttattctgGGGTTTTGCGGACCTTCAACAAAGTTCTAGTAGCTTactaaattttctagatttttttagaacttctgaacgttttctgatttttctaggctttactctagaattttcatgaattttctagaaagttgtAAAAGTTTCAAGGAAggtcaaaagacaaaaactcactttttcttgaatttgagAATCCCTACAGCAatattacagtaccccgaccataaccttccactaacctcaaaccaatatcccttcaaaaggtgaaaaatcaatttttccaaactacagtaatcctacagtaatcctacattacttctacagtaattctctcaaattttccagaatgttctggaacagtctagaattttccagaaatttcgtGAAATGTCTCGAACTCTcccgatttttccagaaagttctagaacatcccagaattttctcgaattttcttgaaggttctagaatattccagaatattccaaaactttccagaaggttctagaacatttcagcattttctgagaatttctagaaggttctagaacattccagaattttctcaaaatttccagaaggttctagaacattccagaattctcttgaactttccagaaggttctagaacattccagcattttctcaaaatttactgAAGGTTGTAGAACAATACGATTTTTCTAATATCCTTTCAacagacgaaaagtcaatttttcccaaactacagtaatcctacagtaaccctacagtacctctacagtactactacagtaccccgaccatatcccaccactaacctaaaaccaatatcccttcaaaagacgaaaagtcaatttttcccaaactacagtaatcctacagtaaccctacagtacctctacagtactactaca
This is a stretch of genomic DNA from Caenorhabditis elegans chromosome V. It encodes these proteins:
- the F25E5.8 gene encoding Histidine-rich glycoprotein (Confirmed by transcript evidence); its protein translation is MKVPHVIAELVSEFSGFQHTPDFKASRSTGNFEEGSEEGTSGSHKPEEHHHKEHHGHSLYFGKHSGKKHLPPVVENDGDTHSNHSDVSGSGSSLKEKKHHGLTAHFKDLFHIGHHHHHHGEHPHSKQNSGASTPARKNSTGSECPCSKQEQCHKHSINITVGAVSYLFLFKLFFNF
- the F25E5.8 gene encoding S39A8 protein (Partially confirmed by transcript evidence), encoding MKVPHVIAELVSEFSGFQHTPDFKASRSTGNFEEGSEEGTSGSHKPEEHHHKEHHGHSLYFGKHSGKKHLPPVVENDGDTHSNHSDVSGSGSSLKEKKHHGLTAHFKDLFHIGHHHHHHGEHPHSKQNSGASTPARKNSTGSECPCSKQEQCHKHSINITVGADEVPTVLATPPNEQNILHAHFIKNQSPCISRVVSSSSLKEKLHKIKRTTSSDSDTDFPEKKCSVASYRVVTH
- the F25E5.9 gene encoding uncharacterized protein (Partially confirmed by transcript evidence) produces the protein MKQILVVLQVRSPADGVHVRESVHRNGAIDLNECPLSFCVYFLRLPSSSFCRDLCAICGGAKPTSLSIEECMCAPHSFFLVSVVLLKRRTRRRRTEKSTITEMQPGEDCQKGGNRKLNR
- the F25E5.16 gene encoding BTB domain-containing protein (Confirmed by transcript evidence), which gives rise to MGRKKEKHNAKIGEANVKKTTIMRFLIDQLDGFTDKLFVCQAEKYNWTTHFYRGQFFDEDYLIVDIYCHSSIPSWSCDARTEVKFWNTTIQDIEHHYEMKRNCMSCPPFIKWKDLISRENNYVRNGRIVCEVLISEVPKKANKNQAVIVKEYPGIRNLEILVEKSKFHVNMELLAFTSKFFEKELARGRLNTADPYILEDITPIDFKLYMDLTYHPKQYFSGNGSV
- the F25E5.16 gene encoding BTB domain-containing protein (Confirmed by transcript evidence), whose protein sequence is MGRKKEKHNAKIGEANVKKTTIMRFLIDQLDGFTDKLFVCQAEKYNWTTHFYRGQFFDEDYLIVDIYCHSSIPSWSCDARTEVKFWNTTIQDIEHHYEMKRNCMSCPPFIKWKDLISRENNYVRNGRIVCEVLISEVPKKANKNQAVIVKEYPGIRNLEILVEKSKFHVNMELLAFTSKFFEKELARGRLNTADPYILEDITPIDFKLYMDLTYHPKQYFSAYHAKDILQIAKRFNNLEVVTTCQNVILEDLNENKLSTKNKTKLAESYDLDTVRELFNPNTMTQPSARPRFMAPDKFREKQPTDAEMEGISELFAEPWDNQCHCKSKGGKENFDEKLKIKVENQTEKEEDDEDYDISMPSTSGC
- the try-13 gene encoding Peptidase S1 domain-containing protein (Confirmed by transcript evidence) translates to MNIGILISLLFLGFSSSRIIGEKENQVLQSYCGRTPFLQRRIINGKPLEAFENPWAVAAQFQYYVQKDGKPKRLVMVFPGTVISPYHILTYNLVRSYDGVFGFQHKENMTSNGTCLGEHYFLPEEYTDRFDIIMDRSKFDMTRKFQDLVRRVIVINGCPDVNSAKVLILELKKPLELNPSIWPVCISNDPQLFDRSSDFSVSGIDAKGVLNSGLFKPVNCSVEGPFSCAEAVDNKQRMCAYDSGGSAISNVSGQNTVLGVYVTGNMNCNANPQNLTDFKFINIANHRESICKLTGICVPDPERIDPTSSALPPTPYEPVGYDGEVLTAEHFDPMRLNGSDPAESIRAERIDPMKLNGSAHHGEGVKKTVNIYINWNKKT